Genomic window (Pseudomonas hydrolytica):
TTGATGGAGGTTGCGTGCACTCGCACCAGAACCTGCCCTGCTTGCGGCACGGGCTTGGGTACTTCGCTCAGTTCAAATGCGTTCGGGCCGCCGAATGAGTTGAGAATTTGCGCTTTCATGGTAGTTCCTCGTTTCTGGAAAAAGGGATATAGGGATTTTTCGATATACTGGGTCAAAAAAATTAACGGGTCTTTTCTACGATCTCTCCATCGCGAATGATTCGGTAAAAAGGGATATCGGGAATTACCGATATTTTAAGTTAAAAAATTACAGCTCTTTGCCTATGAGCTCGACCAGAGCACGGATGTTCGCTTCGTTGCGCTTGTAGTAGGTCCACTGACCGATACGACGCACTTCGACCAGACCTACTCGCTGCAGCGTTGCCAGGTAATCGGAAACCGTCGACTGCGACAGACCGACGCCTTCCTGAATGCTGCTGACGCAGACGCCCACCGTATGAACGTCCCCTTCATCCTGCGGAGGAAAGTTCTTCACCGGGTCCTTCAGCCCCTTGAGGATTTCAAGGCGGGTAGGATTCGAGAGGGCTTTGAATACGTTGATCAGTTCCATGGGCCGATAATATCGAGATTTACCGATATGTCAATGCAGGAATCTACCGTTCGTCAGGAATGAAAAAGGCGGATCCATCCTCCACCTCCAGGTCGAGCGGGCTCACGCCCTCCCCCTCACTCATCTCGCTGAACCAAGCCCGCCAGCAGCTTGCCGGTCAATTCATGCAACGTCTGCTGTTCGTCGACGGTCAATCCTGAGAGCACGCGCTGCAGGTTGGCGACGTGGGCGGCAAGCATGCCATCGATGAGATCGAAACCGGCAGGCGTCAGTGCCACCAGCACGCCACGACGGTCGCTGGGGTGTTTGCGCCGCTCGATCAGCCCGGCCTTTTCCAGTCGGTCTATACGGCTGGTCATGCCGCCCGAGGAAATCATCGCGCTCTCGTAAAGGGTGGTGGGCATCAAGGCATAGGGCTCGCCCGAGCGGCGCAGGGTGGCGAGCAGGTCGAACTCGCCGGCCTGCAGGCCATGCGCAGCGAAGAACGGCAGCAGATGGTCTCGACTGATCACCTGGCTGAGTTCGCCCAGGCGCCCGATCACGGCCATGGAGAAGCCATCCAGGTCGGGACGCTGTTGCTGCCACTGATTGGCAGCCAGTTGTGCACGGTCTTGCATGTCGCCCTCGATTTATCTTGTTATCAAGATACTTTTCAAAAAGAATGTTCCCATCGTAACGTATTCATAGCGAGGAGGCATCCGCATGTCAGGCTCCAACTCACGGCCGCTTCTGGCTCTGTCGCTCCTGTTCGCCATTGGCGCGCTCATGGGGCTGACCAGCAATCTGGTGAAGCTGGCGGGCAATGCCGGCTGGTCGCCGCTGGCCTATCTGCTCTGGAGTCTGCTCGGCGGCGGCCTGCTGCTGTTGCTGTTCGCCTGGCTGCGCGGCGAACGCCCCGGCCTGGGACCGCGCCTGCAGCGCTACTATCTGGCTTCGGGCCTGCTCAGCATTGCCATACCCAACGGCCTGCTGTTCAGTTCCATCGGCCATGTCGGTGCCGGCTTCGCCTCGATGTGCCTCGCCTTTCCCCCGCTGATCACCTATCTGCTGGCCCTGGCGCTACGCATGGAAGGGCTCAGCCGCATCCGCCTTCTGGGCATCTGCATCGGCCTGGCTGGCAGTCTGCTGCTGGCGCTGGGCAAGCTGCATGCAGGTGACAGCCCGTCGCTGTGGGTTCTGGCCGCGCTGTGCGTGCCGGTGTTTCTGGCGCTGGGCAACATCTATCGTTCGCGCTATTGGCCACGAGGCGCCAGCCCGCTGTCGCTAGCGCCGGGCATGCTGCTTGGCGGCGCTCTGCTGCTGGTACCCATGGCCCTGTTCGGCATCGACCTGGCACCGCGCCTGGACAGCACGTCAGCGCTCGTTCTGCTGGTCCTGCAGATGCTGCTGTTCGCCATGATCTACGCGCTGTTCTTCGTGCTGCAGAAGCTGGCCGGCGCAGTGTTTCTCAGCCAGATCGGCTCGGTGGCCGCCATTGTCGGCGCTGCCATCGCCATCGGTCTGCTGGGCGAGCGCGGCAGCCTGACCATGCTGCTGGCTGCCTTGTGCATCGTCAGCGGCGTGCTGCTGGTGGCCTGGCGTGGGGCGAAGGAAGCCAGAGGCTGAACACCGTGCGCACCGATTCGCCCCCCTATAAGAGCGTGGTGCGCGCGGCGCACCCTACGGGAAGGTGACGCAACAAAAAAAACGCCACCCGAAGGTGGCGTTCTTGTCAGCGCAGGCGAATCACTTCTTGCCCAGCTTCTTCAGCTCTTCGTCGCGCAGTTCGCGACGCAGGATCTTGCCGACATTGGTGGTCGGCAGTACGTCGCGGAACTCGACGGCCTTGGGCACCTTGTAGCCGGTGAGGTTGGCGCGCATGTGCTCCATCACCTGCTCCTTGGTCACACTCTCGCCCGGCTTGACCACCACGAACACCTTGATCGCCTCGCCGGATTTCTCGTCCGGCACGCCGATGGCGGCGCATTGCAGCACGCCCGGCAGGGTCGCCAGCACGTCTTCCAGCTCGTTCGGGTAGACGTTGAAGCCGGACACCAGAATCATGTCCTTCTTGCGGTCGACGATGCGCAGGTAGCCGTCTTCCTGAATCAGGCCGATGTCGCCGGTCTTCAGCCAGCCGTCAGCGTCGAGGATCTCGTCGGTGGCTTCCTGACGCTGCCAGTAGCCCTTCATCACCTGCGGGCCCTTCACGCACAGCTCGCCGATCTCGCCAATGGCCAGTTCCTGACCGTCGTCGTTGATGATCTTGCACAGGGTCGAGGGCACTGGAATGCCGATGGTGCCGAGCTGGATGGCGCTGAACGGGTTGACCGTGGCCACCGGGCTGGTTTCGGTCATGCCGAAGCCTTCGCAGATGGCGCAGCCGGTGACTTCCTTCCAGCGTTCGGCGGTAGCCAGTTGCAGGGCCATGCCACCGGAAACGGTGAGCTTGAGGGCGGAGAAATCCAGCTTGCGGAACTCTTCGTTGTTGCACAGGGCCACGAACAGGGTGTTGAGGCCGACGAAACCGGTGAAGCGGTACTTGGCCAGGTCCTTGACCACGGCCGGCAGGTCGCGCGGGTTGGTCAGCAGGATGTTGTGGCCACCGATCAGCATCATCGCCATGCAATGGAAGGTGAAGGCGTAGATGTGATACAGCGGCAGCGGTGCGATCAGCACTTCGCAGCCTTCGTCAAGGTTGGCGCCCATTAGCTCCTTGACCTGCAGCATGTTGGCCACCAGGTTGCGATGGGTGAGCATGGCGCCCTTGGCCACGCCGGTGGTGCCGCCGGTGTACTGCAGCACGGCGATATCGGCGTTGCTCGGATTGGCTTCGTTGAAGCTCTGCCCGCGGCCCTTGGCCAGCGCATCGTTGAGCTTGACCGCCTGCGGCAGGTGATAGGACGGCACCATCTTCTTCACGTGCTTGATCACGGCATTGACCAGCAGACGCTTGAAGGTCGGCAGCATGTCGCCCACTTCCGTGACGATCACGTGCTTGACGCCGGTCTTGGGCACGACCTGCTCGGCCAGGTGCGCCATGTTGGCCAGGCAGATCAACGCCTTGGCCCCGGAGTCGTTGAACTGGTGCTCCATTTCCCGCGCGGTGTACAGCGGGTTGGTGTTGACCACCACCAGGCCGGCACGCATGGCACCGAATACCACGATGGGATACTGCAGGACGTTGGGCAGCTGCACGGCGATGCGGTCGCCGGGCTTGAGATCGGTGTGCTTCTGCAGGTAGGCGGCGAAGTCACCGGAAAGCTTGTAGATCTCGCCGTAGGTGAGCGTCTTGCCCAGGTTGCTGAAAGCAGGCTTGTCGGCGAAGCGTTGGCAGGACTCCTTCAGTACCGCGAGGATGTTCGGGTACTGGTCGGGATTGATTTCGGCAGCAACCCCAACGGGATACTTGTCCTTCCAGAAGTTTTCGGTCATGGAAGCCCACTCCTAAGCAACAGCTGATCTTCACCGCGCGCAGGCGGTTGTTTGTTGTGTGTTTAGCTCGCTTTTCCATTGGCCTTCAGGCCTGAAAGCGCGCCGAGAGTAGCAGCTTTGCCAAAGGCCGACCAGCACCAAACATGGCCTGCGCAGTCAGCAAAGTGACCAGAATAAAAGTATCAGTCACAAAGCGTCATCTGTCACGAAATGTGGCAGAAAGCCTCTAGCTCGCCCATCTCGGCGCGCCAAGCCTAGCCTGGATCTGCTGGAGGTGAAGTGCTGCGGTCGATGAAACGCCTGCGGGCTCGTCCGCCCGGTTACGAAATCACCACAATTGAACTGCCGTAGCGGCAGCAGAAGACGGGAAAGCCCCTCCGCCAGAACAGCGGAGGGGCTCGGACATCAGGCGATGTCGCGCAGCTCGCGGCGCAGGATCTTGCCGACCGGGGTCATCGGCAAGGCGTCCTTCAGGACGATGTGCTTGGGAACCTTGTAGCCGGTGAAGTTCTCCTTGCAGTAGGCCTTGAGCTCTTCAATGGTCACGCCGCCGTCACGCGGCACCACGAACAGCTTGACTACCTCGCCGGATTTCTCGTCCGGCACGCCGATGGCCGCGCAGCTGGCGACTTTCGGGTGGGCCATGACCACGTCCTCGATCTCGTTCGGGTACACGTTGAAGCCGGAGACGATGATCATGTCCTTCTTGCGATCGACGATGCGCACGAAGCCGTCGGGGTCGATCACCGCGATGTCGCCGGTCTTGAACCAGCCCTCGGCGTCGAGCACCTCAGCGGTGGCCTCCGGACGCTGCCAGTAGCCCTTCATCACCTGCGGCCCCTTGATGCACAGCTCGCCCCGCTCGCCGAGCGGCAGCTCGTTGCCATCGTCGTCGATCACCTTGAACGCCGTGCTCGGCACCGGAATACCCACGGTGCCCAGGCGCGCTCTGTTGCCGTAGGGGTTGGTGCTGGCCACCGGCGAGGTTTCGGTCAGGCCGTAGCCTTCCACCACGGTGCAACCGGTCATCTGCTGCCAGCGCTCGGCGGTGGCCTTGACCAGGGCGGTGCCGCCGGAGTTGGTCACCTTGAGATTGGAGAAATCGAGATTCTTGAACTCCGGATGATCCATCAGCGCGACGAACAGGGTGTTCAAACCCAGCAGCGCGGAGAACTTCCACTTGCCCAGCTCCTTGACGAAGCCCGGAATGTCGCGCGGATTGGTGATCAACACGTTGTGGTTGCCGTTGACCATCATGCACATGCAGTTCGCGGTGAAGGCATAGATGTGGTACAGCGGCAGCGGCGCGATCATGATCTCCTGGCCCTGCTTCATCAGCGGCTTGCCGTCGTCACCGAGCTGCGCCAGGCAGGCGTCGACCTGCAGCATGTTGGCCACCAGGTTGCCGTGAGTCAGCATGGCGCCCTTGGCCACGCCGGTGGTGCCGCCGGTGTACTGCAGCACGGCGATATCGTCGTGACTGGCCTTGACCGGCGTCAGCGCCTGGCCATGGCCCTGCTTGAGCACCAGCTTGAAGGCGATGGCCTGGGGCAGATGGTAGTCGGGCACCATCTTCTTGACCTTCTTCACCACGGTGTTGACCAACCAGCCCTTGAGGCTGGGCAGCATGTCGCCCATCTTGGCTTCGATCAGGTACTCGATCTCGGTATCCGGCAGTACCTCCTGCACCAGCTTGCCGAACATGTTCAGGTACACCAGTGCACGCACACCGGCGTCCTTGAACTGGTGACGCATCTCGCGGGCGGTGTACAGCGGGTTGGTGTTGACCACGATCAGCCCGGCGCGCATGGCGCCGAACACGGCGATGGGATACTGCAGCACGTTGGGCATCTGTACCGCGATACGGTCGCCCGGCTTGAGGTCGGTGTGCTTCTGCAGATAGGCCGCGAAGGCCGCCGAGAGGCGATCCAGCTCGGCGTAGCTCAGGGTTACACCCAGGTTGCTGAACGCCGGGCGGTCGGCGAAACGCTTGCACGAACGCTCGAACACCTCGATCACCGACTTGTAGCTGGACAGGTCGATCTCGTTGGGCACACCGGGCGCGCGTTTGTCGTTCCAGAAATCAGGTTGCATTGTTCTTGTCCTCTTCCCCTGAAGTGATCTGGCCCGCAGGAGGCACGTCCTGAAAACCTTGGCGAGGCAGTCAGCGCCAGCCAGCACGCCAGGCCCATGAGTGCTCGATGAGGGCATCGGACTCGTGCACGAGACTGCTTGCAACGCCGCGCTGACGACGCAGGTGATTTTTTCAGGATGCCCAGCGGGACTGCCCCGGAAAGTAGCAGTTCAGAGCCCTGTCGCCTATAGCTCGAAGGCGTCATTGATGGGCTGAATCTCGATATAAATGCGGCGATTC
Coding sequences:
- the fadD2 gene encoding long-chain-fatty-acid--CoA ligase FadD2, which produces MQPDFWNDKRAPGVPNEIDLSSYKSVIEVFERSCKRFADRPAFSNLGVTLSYAELDRLSAAFAAYLQKHTDLKPGDRIAVQMPNVLQYPIAVFGAMRAGLIVVNTNPLYTAREMRHQFKDAGVRALVYLNMFGKLVQEVLPDTEIEYLIEAKMGDMLPSLKGWLVNTVVKKVKKMVPDYHLPQAIAFKLVLKQGHGQALTPVKASHDDIAVLQYTGGTTGVAKGAMLTHGNLVANMLQVDACLAQLGDDGKPLMKQGQEIMIAPLPLYHIYAFTANCMCMMVNGNHNVLITNPRDIPGFVKELGKWKFSALLGLNTLFVALMDHPEFKNLDFSNLKVTNSGGTALVKATAERWQQMTGCTVVEGYGLTETSPVASTNPYGNRARLGTVGIPVPSTAFKVIDDDGNELPLGERGELCIKGPQVMKGYWQRPEATAEVLDAEGWFKTGDIAVIDPDGFVRIVDRKKDMIIVSGFNVYPNEIEDVVMAHPKVASCAAIGVPDEKSGEVVKLFVVPRDGGVTIEELKAYCKENFTGYKVPKHIVLKDALPMTPVGKILRRELRDIA
- a CDS encoding DMT family transporter, coding for MSGSNSRPLLALSLLFAIGALMGLTSNLVKLAGNAGWSPLAYLLWSLLGGGLLLLLFAWLRGERPGLGPRLQRYYLASGLLSIAIPNGLLFSSIGHVGAGFASMCLAFPPLITYLLALALRMEGLSRIRLLGICIGLAGSLLLALGKLHAGDSPSLWVLAALCVPVFLALGNIYRSRYWPRGASPLSLAPGMLLGGALLLVPMALFGIDLAPRLDSTSALVLLVLQMLLFAMIYALFFVLQKLAGAVFLSQIGSVAAIVGAAIAIGLLGERGSLTMLLAALCIVSGVLLVAWRGAKEARG
- the fadD1 gene encoding long-chain-fatty-acid--CoA ligase FadD1 is translated as MTENFWKDKYPVGVAAEINPDQYPNILAVLKESCQRFADKPAFSNLGKTLTYGEIYKLSGDFAAYLQKHTDLKPGDRIAVQLPNVLQYPIVVFGAMRAGLVVVNTNPLYTAREMEHQFNDSGAKALICLANMAHLAEQVVPKTGVKHVIVTEVGDMLPTFKRLLVNAVIKHVKKMVPSYHLPQAVKLNDALAKGRGQSFNEANPSNADIAVLQYTGGTTGVAKGAMLTHRNLVANMLQVKELMGANLDEGCEVLIAPLPLYHIYAFTFHCMAMMLIGGHNILLTNPRDLPAVVKDLAKYRFTGFVGLNTLFVALCNNEEFRKLDFSALKLTVSGGMALQLATAERWKEVTGCAICEGFGMTETSPVATVNPFSAIQLGTIGIPVPSTLCKIINDDGQELAIGEIGELCVKGPQVMKGYWQRQEATDEILDADGWLKTGDIGLIQEDGYLRIVDRKKDMILVSGFNVYPNELEDVLATLPGVLQCAAIGVPDEKSGEAIKVFVVVKPGESVTKEQVMEHMRANLTGYKVPKAVEFRDVLPTTNVGKILRRELRDEELKKLGKK
- a CDS encoding ArsR/SmtB family transcription factor; the encoded protein is MELINVFKALSNPTRLEILKGLKDPVKNFPPQDEGDVHTVGVCVSSIQEGVGLSQSTVSDYLATLQRVGLVEVRRIGQWTYYKRNEANIRALVELIGKEL
- a CDS encoding MarR family winged helix-turn-helix transcriptional regulator, encoding MQDRAQLAANQWQQQRPDLDGFSMAVIGRLGELSQVISRDHLLPFFAAHGLQAGEFDLLATLRRSGEPYALMPTTLYESAMISSGGMTSRIDRLEKAGLIERRKHPSDRRGVLVALTPAGFDLIDGMLAAHVANLQRVLSGLTVDEQQTLHELTGKLLAGLVQRDE